A region of Rhinoraja longicauda isolate Sanriku21f chromosome 1, sRhiLon1.1, whole genome shotgun sequence DNA encodes the following proteins:
- the ier3ip1 gene encoding immediate early response 3-interacting protein 1, which yields MAFTLYSLLQAALLCVNAVAVLHEERFLNKIGWGADQSVGGFGEEPGIKSQLVNLIRSVRMVMRLPLIVVNSVTIVLLLLFG from the exons ATGGCGTTCACCCTGTACTCGCTGCTGCAGGCCGCGCTGCTGTGCGTCAACGCCGTCGCCGTGCTGCACGAGGAGCGCTTCCTCAACAAGA TTGGCTGGGGGGCAGACCAGAGTGTCGGTGGTTTTGGAGAAGAACCGGGGATTAAATCACAGCTCGTAAATCTGATCCGATCTGTACGCATGGTGATGAGAT TGCCATTAATAGTAGTGAATTCTGTAACAATTGTACTCTTGCTACTTTTCGGATGA